The DNA window AGACAATATTATAGCACCCCAGAGAGCGCATATGAATATCAGCTTTTTATTGTCAGTCCCTACCAGAAACCTCATGAGATGCGGCACTATGAGTCCTACAAACCCTATTATCCCACAGACAGATACAGAGACTGCCGATATTACAGAGGCAGTTACAAGAAGTATCTTTCTGACTCTAGAAGTATCCACTCCCATGGAAAGGGCGTTTTTTTCTCCTAGAGAGAGTATATTCATCTCCTCTCCGTAATATATAAAGACAATAAACCCTAGCAAAGTTACTATTCCCATAATAAGGGCTTCACTCCATGTTTTAGAGGAGAAGCTTCCCATAAGCCAGAAAACAATTGAAGCCACTTCATCTCCGGCTACATACTTTGTAAATGTCAGACCGGCAGAAAAAAATGCACCTATGATCACTCCAGACAGTATCAATGACACAGAATTTATTTTCCCTCCGAAGGTGGCCATTTTCAGCACCATGCCAAGACTTATAACGGCAAAAACAAAGGCCATGAGCTGTACGGTAAAACCTCCTAGAAAACTCAGTTTCAATATTATAGCCAGTGCCGCACCAAAAGAAGCCCCTGCTGATATACCTAGGGTATAGGGGTCTGCCAGTGGATTCAAGAGCACTCCCTGAAACACCAAACCGCTCAGACTAAGTGCTGCCCCTGCAATCATAGAAACTATTATTCGAGGAAGCCTAACCTCCCTCACTATAACCCATTCTGTCATTCCTACTTTTTCAGGGTCTAGATTAAATATTATTTCAAAA is part of the uncultured Ilyobacter sp. genome and encodes:
- a CDS encoding iron ABC transporter permease, producing the protein MEKRRFRTWLISGLAIFSITLLIYAGMGYIKIPVKDVFEIIFNLDPEKVGMTEWVIVREVRLPRIIVSMIAGAALSLSGLVFQGVLLNPLADPYTLGISAGASFGAALAIILKLSFLGGFTVQLMAFVFAVISLGMVLKMATFGGKINSVSLILSGVIIGAFFSAGLTFTKYVAGDEVASIVFWLMGSFSSKTWSEALIMGIVTLLGFIVFIYYGEEMNILSLGEKNALSMGVDTSRVRKILLVTASVISAVSVSVCGIIGFVGLIVPHLMRFLVGTDNKKLIFICALWGAIILSAADNLVRAVLPNEIPIGIMTSLLGAPFFAFIFRKRLSGGRL